In Mycolicibacterium alvei, a single window of DNA contains:
- a CDS encoding DUF3558 domain-containing protein: MHGVTVRTATKPLLRNARIVAVLATAMVPVFAGCSTDEPASPQVPQSEAPSAGGTGTHGPHFPHCGGVSDQTVTELTQVQGLVNTATNSSGCQWLQGGSILGPHFSFTWFRGSPIGRERKTEELSRTSVEDINIEGHSGFIAVGENPLKAGDVNLCEIGIQFDDDFIEWSVSFDQKPYPEPCEVAKELTRQSIVNSK; this comes from the coding sequence GTGCATGGCGTGACGGTCCGCACGGCCACCAAGCCACTACTTCGCAATGCCAGAATCGTGGCGGTATTGGCTACGGCAATGGTCCCGGTGTTCGCCGGGTGCTCGACTGACGAGCCCGCGTCCCCCCAGGTTCCGCAGAGCGAGGCGCCCAGTGCCGGTGGCACGGGCACCCACGGTCCGCATTTTCCGCATTGCGGCGGCGTGAGCGATCAGACGGTGACCGAGTTGACCCAGGTTCAGGGGCTCGTCAACACCGCGACCAATTCCTCGGGCTGCCAGTGGCTACAGGGTGGCAGCATCCTGGGGCCCCACTTCTCCTTCACCTGGTTCCGCGGCAGCCCGATCGGCCGGGAACGGAAGACCGAGGAACTGTCGCGAACCAGCGTGGAGGACATCAACATCGAGGGTCACAGCGGTTTCATCGCGGTCGGGGAGAACCCGCTCAAGGCCGGCGACGTCAACCTGTGCGAGATCGGCATCCAGTTCGACGACGATTTCATCGAGTGGTCCGTGAGCTTCGACCAGAAGCCCTACCCCGAACCGTGCGAGGTGGCCAAGGAGCTGACCCGCCAGTCGATTGTGAATTCCAAATGA
- a CDS encoding DUF3558 domain-containing protein, which yields MSIQRGVAGVMAALAVFVGLTGCTRTVGGNAAKEGSISGPSNNKSEKTYPNLLKECDVLTTDILAKTVGADPLDIQSTFVGAVCRWQAANPAGLVDITRFWYEQGSLDNERKTAEKLQYAIEQRRIAGVDSIIMKPQGLNGACGVASDAAGVVGWWVNPQGPGIDACPMAVKLMELTLATNS from the coding sequence ATGAGCATTCAGCGTGGGGTCGCCGGGGTCATGGCCGCGCTGGCGGTGTTCGTCGGGCTCACCGGTTGCACCCGCACCGTGGGCGGCAACGCCGCCAAGGAGGGGTCCATCAGCGGCCCCAGCAACAACAAGTCCGAGAAGACCTACCCCAACCTGCTCAAGGAATGCGATGTCCTGACGACGGACATCCTGGCCAAGACCGTGGGGGCCGACCCGCTGGACATCCAGAGCACGTTCGTCGGTGCGGTCTGCCGATGGCAGGCGGCCAATCCGGCCGGCCTGGTCGACATCACCCGGTTCTGGTACGAGCAGGGCAGCCTGGACAACGAGCGTAAGACGGCCGAGAAGCTGCAGTACGCGATCGAGCAACGCCGGATCGCCGGTGTCGATTCGATCATCATGAAGCCCCAGGGGCTCAACGGGGCGTGCGGTGTGGCCAGCGACGCGGCCGGGGTGGTCGGCTGGTGGGTCAATCCGCAGGGGCCGGGGATCGATGCCTGCCCCATGGCCGTCAAGCTCATGGAACTGACGCTGGCCACCAACTCTTAA